The DNA segment AGTATTGAACAAAGTTATATAGTAGTGAAACAAACAGTAATCATCTTCAGAAGTCTGATCCTTTACTAGAACGGAGCTTGTCTTGAGAATATCTATGGACAAAATACAATAGGGATGGTTTTCTTTCGCGAATATTCTACCTAAATTGATCTTGTCTGTTTTTGGAATGATATCCGATATGAAAATACGTGACAAAAAATTGAAATAGTCAATTTCAGTGTTTTTGACTTTTTTTTCAAGAAACCCCAACCTATCTTGTTGAAAAATTAGTGCTATATCAAGATTTTCTTTTACCATTTTAAAAAGCGCTTGGATGAGTTTGTTTGTAGGTTGAACTACGTAATTCTGATTTTGAACTCTGGTTTGAAGGATAGCATATAAAATATATAACGATCTATTTTTTGTGTTTGATCGTTTGTGCGAATCAATCAATATTTCCTCTGGAACATTTTCACGAATACTTTCGAGGCTTATATTATTGAATGGCCATTCTATATCTTGAAACGAGTCCTGTAAGAACAAATAAGAAAATAGCCGAATGTTCATTTCGTTTCCAGTAAGGGAATATTGTCCCTTTACAACAGAAATTGTGAAATTAAAAGTTGTAAAAAATTTATTTAGAGTGTGTGTTAACTTATTTAGATAGCTGATAGAAATGAAAAGCTCCTCAGTAACTTCCGTTTGATCAAGTGAGGTTCTAGTAAGTAATAAAATTGAGTAGTTAAATAAAGTGTTCTTTTTTAATAATTGCAGTTTTAAATTATACGCAGAGTCTAGAGCTGTTAATTCAAAGGTGGATTGAATTTGAACACTACCAGATTTATTTATTACGATAAAATTTTTGATTTTTTGATGTTCCTCAAAATGAGTGTTAATAGTTGAGATTGTTTCTCTAACCGTCCTTTTTGTCAATTCCAACTCGTGTGAAATTTCAATAGTCGTTGTTTGTTCTTTATTTATGATGAAAAATAGAACGGACAATTCTTTTCTTAGATAGTCAGGTATCATTTCACTCTCTCCGTTTCTTTATACAATTTATGTAGTTTATTCAACGATAATTGTGGATAGAAAAAGCATTATTATTATGTTATCATACCATGGTTAAGATAGATGTGTAAAATAAACAAATGATAATTTTACAAACAAATAATCCTAAACTTTTACTAGTCTGCATAGGCGGAACTAGTTATTTTTTTCGAAATAAAAAATACATTTGTTAAATTTACGATTTTTAAGCGTGAAACTATTAATAAATTTAGGGAGAGAAAAAAATGAAAAAGAAATGGTTTTCATATATTAGTGTAATGTTACTTGTAAGCCCTTCTTTAATTGGAACTGGACAAGTGTTTGCGGATACTATAGAACTTGAACAAACAGATGAATCAAAAAAAACAATGGCTGATGAAACAGAGCCATTGTTAGTACCACCAGCAATCGAACAACAAGAAGAAACTTCAGACAGTGAAACAAATACAAATGAAACAGAAAATAATGATTCAACGAAATCGTCAGAAGATAGTCTAGAAGAAATGAATAAGGAAGAAACTATCGCCACGGTAGAAGGGCATCAGACTAGAGAATCTTCAACAGACACAAACGATGATATAGCTTCGGGTACCTTTGGGAGTGCACCTTGGAGAATTGACCAAAGTGGGACATTGCATATAGAATCAGGAGTTTTCGACTATCATGGATCTACATATCCCTCTCCGTGGATAGGTTGGTCTAGCGATATTCAGAAAATTATTTTTGATGGGAAAGTTTCAACTAGCTTTGGAGCCTCGAGATTATTTGCTGATCTAACTCAAGTGAAAACAATTGAAAATTTATCAAATTTAGATACATCAAACGCTACTACCATGTCATAGATGTTTCAAGGTATGACATCTTTGACATCACTAGATCTTTCTGGATTTAATACATCAAAAGTAACAGATATGTCTGCAATGTTTCAACACGCGCAGTCGTTAACAACATTAGATCTTTCAAATTTTAATACTTCTAATGTAACTTCTATGGTGGGTATGTTCATTGATATTCACAATATGAAATCTTTGACCTTAGGAGCTAAAATGGGGTTGTCTTCAGAAGCTGGACTTGAGGATCTCAAAGTCACTGACGTTTACAGTGGAGAATGGCTACATGTTTTAAGCAATCGTACATTTACTTCAAGTGAACTTATGCTCAATTATGATAGCAGTTTAGCTGGAGAATATATTTGGGCTTTGAAACCGGTATTAAAACTACAGGATTTGATTTTATATGAAGGAGATAGTTGGGATTCAAAAGATAATTTTATTTCTGTAACTGGAAAAGATGGAAATCCAGTGGATTTCGCAGATGTAACAGTAGAAGGTACAGTAGATACGAGTAAGGCAGGAACGTATGAAGTGAGCTACAGCTATGAAGGCGTCACAAGTGTAGCCACGATCACAGTGAAGGCAATCCAAACAGCAGTAAATGTGCATGATTCTACGCTTTATATTGGAACAGAGTGGCAAGCGGAAGACAACTTTGACAGTGCCATTGATAAAGATGGAAATCCAGTGGATTTCAAAGATGTAACGGTAGAAGGAACTGTAGATACAACTAAAGCAGGGACGTATGAAGTGAAATATAGCTATGAAGGAGTCACAAGTGTAGCCACGATCACAGTAAAAGCGATCCAAACGGCAGTAAATGTCCATGATTCTACGCTATACATTGGAACAGAGTGGCAAGCGGAAGACAACTTTGACAGCGTCGTTGATAAAGACGGAAATTCAGTGGATTTCGCAGATGTGACAGTAGAAGGTACAGTAGATACGAGTAAGGCTGGAACCTATGAAGTGAAGTACAGCTATGAAGGAGTCACAAGTGTAGCCACGATCACAGTGAAGACAATCCAAACGGTAGTAAATGTCCATGACTCCACGCTATACATTGGAACAGAGTGGCAAGCGGAAGACAACTTTGACAGCGCCGTTGATAAAGACGGAAATTCAGTGGATTTCGCAGATGTGACAGTAGAAGGTACAGTAGATACGAGTAAGGCTGGAACCTATGAAGTGAAGTACAGCTATGAAGGAGTCACAAGTGTAGCCACGATCACAGTGAAGACAATCCAAACGGCAGTAAATGTCCATGATTCTACGCTATACATTGGAACAGAGTGGAAAGCGGAAGATAACTTTGACAGCGCCATTGATAACGATGGAAATCCAGTGGATTTCGCAGATGTAACAGTAGAAGGTACAGTAGATACGAGTAAAGCAGGAACGTATGAAGTGAGCTACAGCTATGAGGGAGTCACATATGATGGGTTTTTTTGGTAATTTAAACGGGAGGAGTGATATGAGATGCATTTAAAAATTGCGATATGTGATGATGATAAGGTTATTTGTTCCCAAATTGAAAGCATGATTCTACGCTATGCGAAAAATGATAGATTTGATGTCACCGTTCATATATTTTATGATGGCAACTCACTAATGGATACCATCCAAAATGATGATGATAATTTTGAGTTAATCTATCTTGATATTGAAATGGGGGGAATCAATGGTGTAGATGTTGGTGTGACAATTAGAGAAAAATTTAGGGATCATAAAATACAAATTGTTTATGTTTCTGGAACAGGACAATATGATCGACAATTATTTGATGTTCAGCCTTTATTATTTATTTCAAAGCCTATAGGGGAAAGTAAACTAGTAAAATCTATCAATTTGGCAATGGAAAAATTGACATTAACGCCAAAGTTATATCACTATAAAAAACGGAAAGAATATTTTAGTGTTTGGATGGAAGATATCATCTATTTTGAGAATTCTGGAAGAAATGTGAAAATCATGACAATTGATGGTATGGATATATTTGTTGGAAATATCAAAGATGTAGCAACAGAAATTCTTTCATACGGATTTATTCAAATTAGCCAATCGATTATTGTAAACTATAACTTTGTGAGGAAATACTCTCATGAGGAAATTATTTTAGTAAACAAAGAAAAAATTGGTATTCCAAAAAACAAAAGAAATATAGTAAAGGAACAATTTTTAAGAGAAAGTGATAAACATTTATAAGGTATTTTTAGCCCGTATTTATTAAATTAAGAATAGTATCAGGGAGGTAACAATGATATTCAATATACAAACTTATTTTGTTCATATTTATGAATGTGGTTTGCAGTATTTATTAATATATTTTCTTTTTTCACGATATAAACCAATAAAACTACGAGTGTCAAAACAGAAACTA comes from the Listeria welshimeri serovar 6b str. SLCC5334 genome and includes:
- a CDS encoding helix-turn-helix domain-containing protein translates to MIPDYLRKELSVLFFIINKEQTTTIEISHELELTKRTVRETISTINTHFEEHQKIKNFIVINKSGSVQIQSTFELTALDSAYNLKLQLLKKNTLFNYSILLLTRTSLDQTEVTEELFISISYLNKLTHTLNKFFTTFNFTISVVKGQYSLTGNEMNIRLFSYLFLQDSFQDIEWPFNNISLESIRENVPEEILIDSHKRSNTKNRSLYILYAILQTRVQNQNYVVQPTNKLIQALFKMVKENLDIALIFQQDRLGFLEKKVKNTEIDYFNFLSRIFISDIIPKTDKINLGRIFAKENHPYCILSIDILKTSSVLVKDQTSEDDYCLFHYYITLFNTFYFLVGDTLDSFTSLFIPPLSYHSHVQNDYMSTIKAILASLTITENHKKFLSNLLYTLYTSEMTSEVMIYLQISKDFTASFFIENRLSNLFNSEQIMITDNYSLSDVVITDTLERTASNKKIFYLDSIDNENRWKELLFLIQNTYLDKQNTQKERIHL
- a CDS encoding LytR/AlgR family response regulator transcription factor — its product is MHLKIAICDDDKVICSQIESMILRYAKNDRFDVTVHIFYDGNSLMDTIQNDDDNFELIYLDIEMGGINGVDVGVTIREKFRDHKIQIVYVSGTGQYDRQLFDVQPLLFISKPIGESKLVKSINLAMEKLTLTPKLYHYKKRKEYFSVWMEDIIYFENSGRNVKIMTIDGMDIFVGNIKDVATEILSYGFIQISQSIIVNYNFVRKYSHEEIILVNKEKIGIPKNKRNIVKEQFLRESDKHL